The window GCGCCGCGCGCCCGCGCCCGGCGGAAAGCGAGGCGGACCGTCTCGAGCGGTACCTCGAGCTGGGCGAGAACCGCATCTCCGGCATCGAGGAGCTTCTCCCTGCCCCGGAGGGATTTCACCGTAAGGCGCGCATTCGCGCCGGGGGCGACAACGATCTGGTTTCTTCCCGAGGAGTCCACCGCGATCAGCGCTGCTCCGGTGGCGGTTTTGTCCCGGAACAATCCCTCGGGCGCGATCTCCTCCTCCTGAAGATGCCGCCGGTAGGCGGCGCCGGCTTCATCGTCTCCCAGCCGGCAGATGAGGCGCACCCTTCCGCCCGCCCGCGCGGCGGCGACCGCCTGGTTGGCCCCCTTTCCACCGAAGAAACGCTCGAGCGCCCCGCCGAGCACGGTCTCCCCCGGCACCGGCAGGCGCGGCACGCGCACCACGAAATCAACGTTCGCGCTCCCCACGACTAGGACAGTGGGCTTTCTCACCCCGAGTTCCACCCGCGGAACCTCCGCAAATGCGCCATGAAGAAGGACATAAACGCCTTTTCCCTGAGCCCGAGCGCAACATCTATCCCCCCTTTTCCGCCCCGAGAAGCTTCCGCGCGAAGGTCAACGACCGTCATCCCGCGCGCGGGCCCCGCGCCGCAGTCCACCTCGACCGCCCGCCGCTCGCACGCGACCAGATCGGGGCGAATCGCCACGGCAAGCGCCAGGGGATCGTGCAGAGTGATGGCGTCCCGGCCCCGGTGGCGCCTGGAGAAGGCGGCGTAGGGCCGCGTCAGATCGCGGAGCGCCCGGCGGAAGGGACCACCCCCTGCGAGGTGCCTCCAGGGGAGGAG is drawn from bacterium and contains these coding sequences:
- a CDS encoding PfkB family carbohydrate kinase → MRKPTVLVVGSANVDFVVRVPRLPVPGETVLGGALERFFGGKGANQAVAAARAGGRVRLICRLGDDEAGAAYRRHLQEEEIAPEGLFRDKTATGAALIAVDSSGRNQIVVAPGANARLTVKSLRGREKLLDAGDAVLAQLEVPLETVRLAFRRARARGAITVLNPAPAAKPLSRALLGQVDVLVPNETEAAALLGRKRAPATERALWRSCGALLGLGPGAVVLTAGARGALFREEAGGGWVRPPQKIRA